A single genomic interval of Bradyrhizobium sp. AZCC 1693 harbors:
- a CDS encoding 2-keto-4-pentenoate hydratase, with protein MKSISGKQEELANQLVQARRNVRQFSLPDDLVPDTALEAYAVNQIVAERLGWEPLGWKIAGTTDAVRGKLQLDGPIYGRTFRRFACTSPVHFKAAELLDPLVECEFFVTLARDLPPRAEPWTFPETIEAIAEVHAGIEVAECRYPRKALPPLPAILADGSASGRYVFGDRIETWREGLASMPVRLEIDGVSRREGMGADVMGDPLRPLWWLAEQRRQWGDGLRAGETISTGSMTGMLPVRGGQHVRARFGKAATIEITIDL; from the coding sequence CAGGCAATTCTCCCTGCCCGACGACCTCGTGCCGGATACGGCGCTTGAAGCCTATGCCGTGAACCAGATCGTCGCGGAACGTCTCGGCTGGGAGCCGCTGGGCTGGAAGATCGCCGGCACAACGGACGCGGTGCGCGGCAAGCTGCAACTGGACGGACCGATCTACGGCAGGACGTTCCGCCGCTTTGCCTGCACTTCTCCCGTGCATTTCAAGGCCGCGGAGTTGCTCGACCCGCTGGTCGAATGCGAGTTCTTCGTCACGCTCGCGCGCGACCTGCCGCCGAGGGCCGAGCCCTGGACGTTTCCTGAAACCATCGAGGCGATCGCCGAGGTTCATGCGGGCATCGAAGTGGCGGAATGCCGCTATCCGAGAAAGGCCCTGCCGCCGCTGCCTGCCATTCTCGCCGACGGCAGCGCGTCAGGACGCTATGTGTTTGGCGACAGGATCGAGACTTGGCGCGAGGGACTTGCATCCATGCCGGTCCGGCTTGAAATCGATGGGGTGTCACGGCGCGAGGGCATGGGCGCCGACGTCATGGGCGATCCGCTGCGGCCGTTGTGGTGGCTGGCCGAACAGCGTCGCCAATGGGGCGACGGCCTTCGCGCCGGCGAGACGATCTCTACCGGCTCGATGACGGGCATGCTGCCGGTGCGTGGCGGCCAGCATGTTCGCGCACGGTTCGGCAAGGCGGCGACGATCGAGATCACGATCGATCTGTGA
- a CDS encoding LysR family transcriptional regulator, whose amino-acid sequence MFDWNDLKYFLAVARHGSTVAAGKALGTSQSTVHRRLEELERKLGQALVTRQASGYRLTEYGTTLLPFAERIEAAVGDFQRRAADVEQDMKGAIRVTCPEPIVIRMTQSGLIERFHARYPQLRVEFITSDRYLDLSKGEVDIAFRSGDTDDELIGRKIADSLWAVYASRDYIERHGQPGRVEDLSQHLLIGFDETLAGHRAAKWLKDVAPDARMPVRNNSVLGLVSAVKSGAGLGPLPTALGDAEPDLVRVLGPVPELTRSWRLLTHPDIRRVPRIAAFFDYIIEQRDALKSILTG is encoded by the coding sequence ATGTTCGACTGGAACGATCTGAAATACTTCCTCGCCGTGGCGCGCCACGGCAGCACGGTTGCCGCCGGCAAGGCGCTTGGCACCAGCCAGTCGACCGTGCACCGCCGGCTCGAAGAGCTCGAACGAAAGCTCGGGCAGGCGCTGGTGACGCGGCAGGCGAGCGGCTATCGCCTGACCGAATACGGCACCACGCTGCTGCCTTTCGCCGAACGCATCGAGGCCGCGGTCGGGGATTTTCAGCGGCGGGCAGCCGATGTCGAGCAGGACATGAAGGGCGCGATCCGCGTCACCTGTCCGGAGCCGATCGTCATCCGCATGACGCAGTCGGGCCTGATCGAGCGGTTTCACGCACGTTATCCGCAGCTTCGCGTCGAATTCATCACCAGCGACCGCTATCTCGATCTGTCGAAGGGGGAGGTGGACATCGCCTTCCGCTCCGGCGATACCGACGATGAGCTGATCGGCCGCAAGATCGCGGATTCCCTCTGGGCCGTCTATGCCAGCCGTGACTATATCGAGCGCCACGGCCAGCCCGGCCGCGTCGAGGACTTGTCGCAACATCTTCTCATAGGCTTCGACGAGACGCTGGCTGGTCACCGCGCCGCGAAGTGGCTGAAGGACGTCGCGCCCGACGCCAGGATGCCCGTGCGCAACAATAGCGTGCTCGGTCTGGTCTCCGCGGTGAAATCCGGCGCAGGGTTAGGGCCGCTGCCGACGGCGCTCGGCGACGCGGAGCCGGATCTGGTCCGCGTGCTCGGCCCCGTTCCGGAATTGACGCGAAGCTGGCGGCTGCTGACACATCCCGATATCCGCCGCGTGCCGCGCATCGCCGCGTTCTTCGATTACATCATCGAGCAGCGCGATGCGCTGAAATCGATCTTGACCGGATGA
- a CDS encoding cupin domain-containing protein — MRSHLVRGIALLAGLGVGADSPAQAQQHGAAVPGTAKPNMVLQQVVEGLPTDDKQTVRVMTATFKPGDKTVYHTHRFPVTVYVLEGAFTLELDGRPPITVKAGEALVEPPKVPMTGYNRSATELTKVVIFYVSANDTPFLDTKSH; from the coding sequence ATGCGCAGCCATCTCGTCCGGGGCATCGCCCTGCTCGCCGGCCTTGGCGTCGGAGCCGACAGTCCGGCACAGGCGCAACAGCACGGCGCCGCCGTGCCCGGTACCGCCAAGCCCAACATGGTGCTGCAGCAGGTCGTCGAGGGACTGCCCACGGACGACAAGCAGACCGTGCGGGTCATGACGGCAACGTTCAAGCCGGGCGACAAGACCGTCTATCACACCCACCGTTTTCCGGTGACGGTCTATGTGCTGGAAGGCGCGTTCACCCTCGAGCTCGACGGCCGCCCACCAATCACGGTCAAGGCCGGCGAGGCGCTGGTCGAACCGCCGAAGGTGCCGATGACGGGCTACAACCGCAGCGCCACCGAGCTGACCAAGGTCGTCATCTTCTATGTCAGCGCCAACGATACGCCGTTCCTCGACACGAAGTCGCACTAG
- a CDS encoding PEP-CTERM sorting domain-containing protein yields the protein MTRFVGFSAFAVGTLLFVSRAAATTLTPGGLVENYNAGFFQIFANDLSYTPAQIQQSTSGEVSISTSVSKPAATASGSLAVSTTPTPGISIAADLFADTGGFATARILASTRYSFEIFGPDGTATVMVNALGGVGFNSLSPREYLGASLRSYFGVREANNGPAAIDLLATASSFRGSTQGLPGSGGFTVADIYAFKTNTIYNVYLDASIDAAVDGSTPGVPGNGHENLFAFIDPTFNLVGPNAFLYDIAFTEGFGNGLTSAVPEPSTWAMLVLGFAGIGFTAYRRKSKAALIAA from the coding sequence ATGACAAGATTTGTTGGGTTCAGTGCATTCGCCGTCGGGACATTGTTATTCGTGTCGCGAGCAGCCGCGACAACGCTCACCCCGGGAGGATTGGTTGAAAACTACAATGCTGGCTTCTTTCAGATATTTGCAAATGATCTGAGTTACACTCCTGCTCAAATTCAACAAAGCACCAGTGGGGAGGTTTCGATCTCAACGTCGGTAAGTAAGCCGGCTGCCACTGCGAGCGGATCGTTAGCCGTTTCTACCACGCCGACGCCGGGCATCAGCATCGCAGCGGATCTTTTTGCGGACACCGGCGGCTTTGCAACAGCCAGGATTTTGGCGTCGACAAGGTACTCGTTCGAAATCTTTGGTCCCGACGGCACCGCCACAGTGATGGTGAATGCCCTGGGCGGCGTTGGCTTCAATTCTCTTTCGCCTCGGGAGTATCTTGGAGCAAGTTTGCGCAGCTATTTTGGCGTGCGGGAGGCAAACAACGGACCGGCCGCAATCGATTTGTTGGCAACAGCCAGTTCGTTCCGCGGCTCCACCCAGGGATTGCCCGGATCGGGCGGATTCACCGTGGCTGATATCTATGCCTTCAAGACCAATACGATCTATAACGTGTACTTGGATGCCAGTATTGACGCCGCCGTTGACGGCAGCACTCCCGGGGTCCCAGGAAATGGTCACGAAAATTTATTCGCCTTTATCGATCCGACTTTCAACTTAGTGGGTCCGAACGCATTTTTGTATGACATTGCCTTCACCGAGGGATTTGGCAACGGTTTGACGAGCGCGGTTCCCGAACCTTCCACTTGGGCAATGCTTGTTCTCGGCTTCGCGGGCATCGGCTTCACGGCGTATCGCCGGAAGTCGAAAGCTGCATTGATCGCCGCCTGA
- a CDS encoding DUF4864 domain-containing protein — MRAIVLLLVFLFGLAAPASADDVSAAQSVIRAQEQAFGRDDAAAAYSHAAPEIKQLFPQADMFMQMVRQGYAPVYRHKSFEFGEARAAGGRIAQRVHIVDDNGEAWEAMYTLEQQPDGRLKITGCSLLKAGQAV; from the coding sequence ATGCGCGCCATCGTCCTGCTTCTCGTGTTTCTGTTCGGCCTCGCCGCGCCCGCCTCAGCCGACGACGTTTCCGCCGCGCAGAGCGTGATCCGCGCGCAGGAGCAGGCGTTTGGCCGCGACGACGCCGCGGCGGCCTATTCCCATGCCGCGCCCGAGATCAAACAGCTCTTTCCGCAAGCCGACATGTTCATGCAGATGGTCCGGCAGGGCTACGCGCCGGTCTATCGCCACAAGAGTTTCGAATTCGGCGAGGCGCGCGCGGCAGGCGGCCGGATCGCGCAACGCGTCCATATCGTCGACGACAATGGCGAGGCCTGGGAGGCGATGTACACGCTGGAGCAGCAGCCAGACGGCCGCCTGAAGATCACGGGCTGCTCGCTGCTGAAGGCGGGACAGGCCGTGTGA
- a CDS encoding MFS transporter has translation MFIPDSRRAWLRLAVAVLIGSLGSVGMWSVVVALPVVQTEFAASRGTASLAFTMIMLGFGSGAVLTGKITDRYGIVTAIGLGIGILGLGYVVAGMSSSIWQFILVHFAIGLSSSATFGPLMAEASHWFDRYRGLAVAVAASGNYIGGAIWPPLVNHGIETMGWRTTHIALGIFTAVAMTLALIGLRMLMGAGVQRDHQNAPPPRVDLRLSTNALTVILSLAAIACCVAMSMPQVHIVAYCGDLGYGVARGAEMLSLMLGFGIISRIGSGFLADKIGGIRTLLIGSVAQGTALLFYLFFDSLTSLYVISAMFGLFQGGIVPSYAIIVREAMPASEAATRVGIVIFASVFGMSFGGWVSGAIFDATGSYTAAFANGLAWNALNIGIMLLLLMRARQRLAMA, from the coding sequence CTGTTCATTCCCGACTCGCGCCGGGCATGGCTGCGGCTTGCCGTGGCTGTGCTGATCGGCTCGCTCGGGAGCGTCGGCATGTGGTCGGTGGTGGTCGCGCTTCCCGTGGTGCAGACCGAGTTCGCCGCGAGCCGCGGCACCGCCTCGCTGGCGTTCACGATGATCATGCTCGGATTCGGTTCCGGCGCGGTGCTGACCGGCAAGATCACCGACCGCTACGGCATCGTCACCGCGATCGGGCTTGGCATCGGCATTTTGGGCTTGGGTTATGTCGTCGCGGGGATGTCATCTTCGATCTGGCAATTCATCCTGGTGCATTTTGCGATCGGGCTGTCCTCGTCGGCCACCTTCGGCCCGCTGATGGCGGAGGCCTCGCACTGGTTCGACCGCTATCGCGGGCTCGCGGTCGCCGTCGCCGCCAGCGGCAATTACATCGGCGGCGCGATCTGGCCGCCGCTGGTCAACCACGGCATCGAGACCATGGGCTGGCGCACCACCCACATCGCGCTCGGCATCTTCACGGCGGTGGCGATGACGCTGGCGCTGATCGGCCTGCGGATGCTGATGGGGGCAGGCGTGCAGCGTGACCATCAGAACGCGCCGCCGCCGCGCGTCGACCTGCGCCTCTCCACCAATGCGCTGACGGTGATCCTGTCGCTCGCGGCGATTGCCTGCTGCGTGGCGATGTCGATGCCGCAGGTTCATATCGTCGCCTATTGCGGCGATCTCGGCTACGGCGTGGCGCGCGGCGCCGAAATGCTGTCGCTGATGCTGGGTTTCGGCATCATCAGCCGCATCGGCTCGGGCTTTCTCGCCGACAAGATCGGCGGCATCCGCACGCTTTTGATCGGCTCGGTGGCGCAAGGCACCGCGCTATTGTTCTATCTGTTCTTCGACAGTCTGACCTCGCTCTACGTCATCTCGGCGATGTTCGGCCTGTTCCAGGGCGGCATCGTGCCGAGCTACGCCATCATCGTGCGCGAGGCGATGCCGGCCTCGGAAGCCGCAACACGCGTCGGCATCGTGATCTTCGCCTCCGTGTTCGGCATGTCGTTCGGCGGCTGGGTCTCGGGCGCGATCTTCGACGCCACAGGTTCCTACACCGCAGCGTTCGCCAACGGGCTGGCGTGGAACGCGCTGAATATCGGCATCATGCTGCTGCTCCTGATGCGCGCCCGGCAGCGGCTGGCGATGGCTTGA
- a CDS encoding TolC family protein, translating into MNIRFTRRTPAIPLLLTASLTLAGCASFSPDSGMTIVSDVAGQTIGKDIAFVRSADDAERAGGALRRLLVRPLTVDAAVQIALLSNKGLQAAYNELALAETDLVAQSLPPNPTFSISRISGNGASEVERQVVGDILALATLPFRSEIARERFRQAQLRAALETLRLAAEVRRVYFRTVAANEMVGLLTDAKSTAESTAQLAKKLGETGSLNKLDQAREQVFYAETTADLGGARQEATSARERLTRLMGLWGDDLGFRLPDRLPALPRQPRSLPTIEADAVGHRIDLQIARMELAALEKSLGLTQATRFVTLLDVAGISKRTHDPETPPFRERGFDIQFQIPIFDGGEVRVRQAVESYNQAFNLLTEKAVNVRSEARDAYRTYRSTYDIASHYQREILPLRQIITEEMQLRFSSMQIDVFALLTEARQRLASLRAAIDAKRAFWLAQSDLQTAVNGGGSGGPRETPTTTAAAAPAAGGGH; encoded by the coding sequence ATGAACATTCGTTTCACCCGGCGCACGCCAGCAATTCCCCTGCTGTTGACGGCCAGCCTTACCCTCGCCGGCTGCGCATCATTTTCGCCGGACAGCGGCATGACCATCGTATCCGACGTCGCGGGCCAGACCATCGGCAAGGACATAGCCTTCGTGCGTTCGGCCGACGATGCCGAGCGGGCCGGCGGCGCCCTGCGCCGTCTGCTCGTCCGCCCGCTCACCGTCGATGCCGCCGTGCAGATCGCGCTGCTCAGCAACAAGGGCCTGCAGGCCGCCTATAACGAGCTGGCGCTGGCGGAAACCGATCTGGTCGCGCAGAGCCTGCCGCCGAACCCGACCTTTTCGATTTCCCGCATCTCCGGCAACGGCGCCAGCGAGGTCGAACGGCAGGTGGTTGGCGACATTCTCGCGCTCGCCACGCTGCCGTTCCGCTCCGAGATCGCGCGCGAGCGTTTTCGTCAGGCGCAGCTGCGCGCCGCGCTCGAAACGCTGCGGCTCGCCGCCGAGGTCAGGCGCGTTTATTTCCGCACCGTCGCGGCCAATGAGATGGTCGGCCTGCTCACGGATGCGAAATCGACCGCCGAGAGCACGGCGCAGCTGGCCAAAAAACTCGGCGAGACCGGCTCGCTGAACAAGCTCGACCAGGCGCGCGAACAGGTATTTTACGCCGAAACCACCGCCGACCTCGGCGGCGCCCGCCAGGAGGCGACCAGCGCCCGCGAACGGCTGACGCGCTTGATGGGCCTGTGGGGCGACGATCTCGGTTTCCGGCTGCCCGACCGCTTGCCCGCGCTGCCACGGCAGCCGCGATCGCTTCCGACCATCGAAGCTGATGCCGTCGGCCATCGCATCGATCTGCAGATCGCGCGGATGGAACTGGCGGCGCTCGAAAAATCGCTCGGCCTGACGCAGGCAACACGCTTCGTCACGCTGCTCGACGTCGCCGGCATCAGCAAGCGCACGCACGATCCGGAAACCCCGCCGTTCCGCGAACGCGGTTTCGACATCCAGTTCCAGATCCCGATCTTCGACGGCGGCGAAGTGCGGGTGCGTCAGGCCGTGGAGAGCTACAACCAGGCCTTCAATCTTCTCACCGAAAAGGCCGTCAACGTGCGCTCGGAAGCGCGCGACGCCTATCGCACCTACCGCTCGACCTACGACATCGCGAGCCACTACCAGCGCGAGATCCTGCCGCTTCGCCAGATCATCACCGAGGAGATGCAGCTTCGCTTCTCCAGCATGCAGATAGATGTGTTCGCGCTTCTGACCGAAGCGCGCCAGCGCCTCGCCTCGCTGCGCGCGGCGATCGACGCCAAACGCGCGTTCTGGCTGGCGCAATCCGACCTGCAGACCGCCGTCAACGGCGGCGGCTCGGGTGGCCCAAGAGAAACTCCAACGACCACGGCCGCGGCGGCGCCCGCGGCCGGCGGTGGGCACTGA
- a CDS encoding multicopper oxidase family protein, which translates to MFSRRGFLGTAALVGASAVTGRVQAAAIPEAPVMDKAVMQPPLHPTSGPDYRPVVTLNGWSLPWRMNGDWKEFHLVAEPVVREFAEGMKANLWGYNGQSPGPTIEAVEGDKVRIFVTNRLPEATTVHWHGMILPSGMDGVGGLTQPHIPPGKTFVYEFQLKHSGTFMYHPHSDEMVQMAMGMMGMFVVHPRDQKFRPVDRDFVFVMSSYLIDPGTYLPKVNEMTDFNMWTWNSRVFPGIDPLPVRLGDKVRVRIGNLTMTNHPIHLHGHKFLVSCTDGGWIPESAQYPETTTDVPVGAIRAFDVLADNPGDWAFHCHKSHHTMNAMGHDMRNMIGVSHKDLAKAVGKLAPDAMVMGSTGMSMGSMEMPAPDNTLPMMTGTGQFGPIEMGGMFTVMKIREGLARDDYRDPGPYRFPQGTVAYEIDAPAGEAPRQGKPKEPAKPTDMKGMKGMKGMKHM; encoded by the coding sequence ATGTTTTCACGCAGAGGATTTCTCGGCACCGCCGCCCTGGTCGGCGCCAGCGCCGTCACCGGCCGCGTGCAGGCCGCCGCCATTCCCGAAGCACCTGTCATGGACAAGGCGGTAATGCAGCCGCCGCTGCATCCGACCTCGGGCCCCGACTACCGGCCGGTGGTGACGTTGAACGGCTGGTCGCTGCCATGGCGCATGAACGGCGACTGGAAGGAATTCCACCTTGTAGCGGAGCCAGTAGTGCGCGAATTCGCCGAAGGCATGAAGGCCAATCTGTGGGGCTATAACGGCCAGTCACCCGGGCCGACCATCGAGGCGGTCGAGGGCGACAAGGTCCGCATCTTCGTCACCAACCGCCTGCCCGAGGCCACCACCGTGCACTGGCACGGCATGATCCTCCCCAGCGGCATGGATGGCGTCGGCGGCCTGACCCAGCCGCACATCCCGCCCGGAAAAACCTTCGTGTACGAGTTCCAGCTCAAACACAGCGGAACGTTCATGTACCACCCGCATTCCGACGAGATGGTGCAGATGGCAATGGGCATGATGGGCATGTTCGTCGTGCATCCGCGCGATCAAAAATTTCGCCCGGTCGATCGCGACTTCGTCTTCGTGATGTCGAGTTACCTGATCGACCCCGGCACGTACCTGCCGAAGGTCAACGAGATGACCGACTTCAACATGTGGACCTGGAATTCCCGCGTCTTTCCCGGCATCGATCCGCTGCCGGTGCGCCTTGGCGACAAGGTCCGCGTGCGGATCGGCAACCTCACAATGACCAACCATCCGATCCACCTGCACGGTCACAAGTTCCTGGTGTCGTGCACCGATGGCGGCTGGATTCCGGAGAGCGCGCAATATCCGGAGACGACGACTGACGTTCCGGTCGGCGCCATCCGGGCGTTCGACGTGCTGGCGGACAACCCCGGCGACTGGGCGTTCCACTGCCACAAGTCGCACCACACCATGAACGCGATGGGGCACGACATGCGCAACATGATCGGCGTGTCCCACAAGGACCTCGCCAAGGCCGTCGGCAAGCTCGCGCCCGACGCGATGGTGATGGGCTCGACCGGCATGTCGATGGGCAGTATGGAAATGCCGGCCCCCGACAACACGCTGCCGATGATGACCGGCACCGGCCAGTTCGGCCCGATCGAGATGGGCGGCATGTTCACGGTGATGAAGATCCGCGAGGGGTTGGCGCGCGACGATTACAGAGATCCCGGCCCGTACAGGTTTCCGCAAGGCACCGTCGCGTACGAGATCGATGCTCCCGCTGGGGAAGCACCGCGGCAAGGCAAGCCGAAAGAGCCGGCCAAACCGACCGATATGAAGGGAATGAAAGGCATGAAGGGCATGAAGCACATGTAG
- a CDS encoding cupredoxin domain-containing protein has protein sequence MQKRYQTGVALLAAALLSASAWAGAGPKGHSHSHDEAFSAGEPGDPKKPARVVQVTMGEADGKMLFMPAKVEVKKGEQVKFVLRNNGELDHEFILATTAENLKHGEAMKKNPDMEHDDPNGKRLAPKKADEIVWKFTKAGQFEYSCLIPGHREAGMVGTVVVK, from the coding sequence ATGCAGAAACGTTACCAAACCGGCGTCGCACTGCTTGCGGCGGCGCTGCTGTCCGCCTCCGCATGGGCGGGCGCGGGACCCAAGGGTCATAGTCATAGTCACGACGAAGCTTTCTCGGCCGGCGAGCCAGGCGATCCGAAGAAGCCGGCCAGAGTAGTCCAGGTAACGATGGGCGAGGCGGACGGCAAGATGTTGTTCATGCCGGCAAAAGTCGAAGTGAAGAAGGGCGAGCAGGTCAAGTTCGTGCTCCGCAACAACGGCGAGCTCGATCACGAATTCATCCTGGCGACCACCGCCGAAAACCTCAAACACGGCGAGGCGATGAAGAAGAATCCCGACATGGAACATGATGATCCGAACGGCAAGCGGCTTGCCCCGAAGAAGGCTGACGAGATCGTCTGGAAGTTCACAAAGGCCGGCCAGTTCGAATATTCGTGCCTGATTCCTGGTCACCGGGAAGCGGGGATGGTGGGCACTGTCGTCGTCAAGTAG
- a CDS encoding copper-binding protein produces the protein MKFNRIAAAALCLALTFTAVSAVAQEAMASGEVKKIDEAAGKITLKHGPIKKLDMEDESMTMVFRVQDPAMLKQVKVGDKVKFDAERATAGITITKMQKAK, from the coding sequence ATGAAGTTCAATAGAATTGCCGCAGCTGCGCTCTGTCTTGCGCTGACGTTTACGGCTGTTTCCGCCGTGGCGCAGGAAGCGATGGCCAGTGGCGAAGTGAAAAAGATCGATGAGGCGGCCGGAAAAATTACATTGAAGCATGGTCCCATCAAAAAGCTCGACATGGAGGACGAAAGCATGACGATGGTCTTCCGCGTGCAGGACCCGGCGATGCTCAAACAGGTGAAGGTCGGCGACAAGGTCAAGTTCGATGCGGAGCGGGCGACCGCCGGCATTACGATCACGAAGATGCAGAAGGCGAAGTAG
- a CDS encoding AI-2E family transporter, translating to MPRIEHQGFLLLLTAVTLAFAWVLYPFYGAVLWAVVVALLFAPVHRRLLQSMPGRPSLSAAVTVLIIIAMVILPLTMIAASLAQEASSLFAKIQSGEYNFGSYLQRIFDALPAWATGLLDRLNLGDFSALREKLTSGLMKGGQILAPQALSIGMNTFDFVIRLGIMLYLLFFLLRDGKALAAAIREAIPLRGDQKAALFTRFADVVRATVKGGILVAIAQGTLGGIAFWFLGIHAALLWAVLMAFLSLIPAVGATLVWLPVAIYFLATGAIWQGIGLILYGVLVIGLVDNLLRPFLVGKGSKLPDYVVLISTLGGIEVFGLNGFVIGPLIAAMFMVSWEIFSTSRRTSADDAAGDANP from the coding sequence GTGCCAAGGATCGAACATCAAGGTTTTCTGCTGCTGCTCACCGCTGTCACCCTGGCGTTTGCCTGGGTGCTGTACCCCTTCTATGGCGCCGTGCTCTGGGCGGTCGTCGTGGCGCTGCTTTTCGCACCCGTCCATCGAAGGCTGCTGCAATCGATGCCAGGCAGGCCGAGCCTTTCGGCCGCGGTCACCGTTCTCATCATCATCGCCATGGTCATCCTGCCGCTTACAATGATCGCGGCTTCGCTGGCGCAGGAAGCGTCAAGCCTGTTCGCGAAAATCCAGTCGGGAGAATACAATTTCGGCAGCTACCTGCAGCGGATATTCGACGCCCTGCCGGCCTGGGCCACCGGGTTGCTCGATCGGCTCAACCTCGGCGATTTTTCGGCGCTGCGTGAAAAGCTCACCTCCGGCCTGATGAAGGGCGGGCAGATTCTCGCCCCGCAGGCGCTGAGCATCGGGATGAACACGTTCGATTTCGTGATCCGCCTCGGCATCATGCTTTATCTGCTGTTCTTCCTGTTGCGCGACGGCAAGGCGCTGGCTGCAGCAATCAGGGAGGCCATTCCGCTGCGCGGCGATCAGAAGGCGGCGCTGTTCACCCGCTTCGCCGATGTCGTTCGCGCCACCGTGAAGGGCGGCATCCTCGTCGCGATCGCGCAAGGCACGCTCGGCGGCATCGCGTTCTGGTTCCTCGGTATCCACGCGGCGCTGCTATGGGCTGTGCTGATGGCGTTCCTGTCGCTGATCCCTGCCGTCGGCGCCACGCTGGTCTGGCTTCCGGTTGCGATCTACTTCCTGGCGACCGGCGCCATCTGGCAGGGTATCGGATTGATCCTGTATGGCGTGCTCGTTATTGGCCTCGTGGACAATCTGCTGCGCCCCTTCCTGGTCGGCAAGGGCTCCAAGCTGCCGGACTACGTGGTATTGATCTCGACGCTCGGCGGCATCGAAGTGTTTGGGCTGAACGGCTTTGTCATCGGCCCGCTGATCGCCGCGATGTTCATGGTGAGCTGGGAGATTTTTTCGACGTCGCGGCGGACGTCGGCGGATGACGCCGCTGGTGACGCGAACCCGTAG
- a CDS encoding GNAT family N-acetyltransferase, whose protein sequence is MSDFSIRTMRPDEIALAVDWAAAEGWNPGLSDAGCFASVDPEGFLIAELDGLPAATVSCINYGASFSFLGFYIVREDLRGRGYGLRIWNAAIAHAGPRVIGLDGVVAQQDNYRKSGFALAYANVRYGGTVAAPAAPRAEIIALSDVPIAAVEADDTTVFPARRPAFLRAWIGAPGHAGCAAVRDGRLAGWGVIRPCRKGFKIGPLVADDRATAEAVLSALLARVGGGEIFLDVPGINREAVALAQDLGLAPVFETARMYTGAIPPLRLERVFGVTSFELG, encoded by the coding sequence ATGAGTGACTTCAGCATCCGCACCATGCGGCCGGACGAAATCGCGTTGGCCGTGGACTGGGCCGCGGCAGAAGGCTGGAACCCGGGCCTTAGCGATGCCGGCTGCTTTGCTTCCGTCGATCCCGAAGGCTTTCTGATTGCGGAGCTCGATGGGCTGCCTGCCGCGACGGTCTCCTGCATCAATTACGGCGCGAGCTTTTCCTTTCTCGGCTTCTACATCGTGCGCGAAGACTTGCGCGGCCGTGGCTACGGACTTCGGATATGGAATGCGGCCATCGCGCATGCCGGCCCGCGCGTGATCGGGCTCGATGGCGTGGTGGCGCAGCAGGACAATTATCGAAAGTCCGGGTTCGCGCTTGCTTACGCCAATGTCCGTTACGGCGGCACGGTTGCGGCGCCCGCTGCGCCGCGGGCTGAAATCATTGCGTTGTCCGATGTCCCGATAGCGGCAGTGGAAGCGGACGACACCACTGTGTTTCCGGCGCGGCGGCCCGCGTTCCTGCGGGCCTGGATCGGCGCGCCCGGCCATGCCGGTTGCGCGGCCGTGCGCGATGGCAGGCTTGCCGGCTGGGGCGTGATCCGTCCCTGCCGGAAGGGTTTTAAGATCGGCCCGCTGGTGGCCGACGACCGCGCCACCGCCGAAGCGGTGCTGTCGGCCTTGCTCGCCAGGGTCGGCGGCGGCGAGATTTTTCTGGATGTGCCCGGCATCAACCGCGAGGCCGTCGCCCTCGCACAGGACCTTGGGCTCGCGCCGGTGTTCGAGACCGCCCGCATGTATACCGGCGCGATTCCGCCGTTGCGGCTGGAGCGGGTGTTTGGCGTCACCAGCTTCGAGCTGGGGTAG
- a CDS encoding GNAT family N-acetyltransferase, whose product MAVTARPAAEHDLKLICEHRERMFAEPGRTREALRPMTSAFEQWLSPRLADGSYFGWMLEEAGVVIAGLGMMVIDWPPHPSHPADHRRAYILNVFVEPDHRCRGMAKRLMALAEERARELGVCYAILHSTRQGRPLYERLGWQPTSEMAIRWE is encoded by the coding sequence ATGGCCGTCACGGCAAGACCCGCTGCAGAACATGATCTCAAATTGATTTGCGAGCACCGCGAGCGGATGTTCGCCGAGCCCGGCCGTACGCGCGAAGCTCTGCGCCCGATGACTTCGGCTTTCGAGCAATGGCTCTCGCCGCGACTTGCAGACGGCAGCTATTTTGGCTGGATGCTCGAGGAGGCAGGCGTCGTGATCGCGGGCCTCGGCATGATGGTCATCGATTGGCCACCCCATCCGAGCCATCCGGCCGACCATCGCCGCGCCTACATCCTCAACGTCTTCGTGGAGCCTGATCACCGCTGCAGGGGAATGGCCAAACGGCTGATGGCGTTAGCCGAAGAGAGGGCCCGCGAACTGGGCGTTTGCTATGCGATCCTTCATTCGACGCGACAGGGCCGGCCTCTGTACGAACGGCTGGGGTGGCAGCCGACGAGCGAGATGGCGATCCGCTGGGAATAA